The Deinococcus roseus genome has a window encoding:
- a CDS encoding DUF4386 domain-containing protein: MLSPLNRARLVGFLFLFAAVTSIIGLVLYAPILGHKDYVISGVPQEAQIATAVFMEILLCLSMIGISILMFPVVRRYSETLAIGYVCFRLLESTIVIVGIIGMLSALTLGLEFPVSGVQDSQSLLAVSRMLVAVHDWTFLLGPNTSLGVSTLMLGWIWYRSGLVPRPIAVLGLLGGPLIFVSSVLVIYGFYGQTSLPGAIAALPVFLYEMSLAVWLMVRGFNPTVTRKWQDVALKPQIS, encoded by the coding sequence ATGTTGTCTCCCCTGAACCGTGCAAGGCTTGTTGGATTTTTGTTTCTTTTTGCTGCCGTGACCTCCATCATCGGGCTGGTGCTTTACGCACCGATTCTGGGTCATAAAGATTACGTGATTTCTGGTGTTCCCCAGGAAGCCCAGATTGCCACAGCTGTTTTCATGGAAATCCTGCTGTGCCTGTCCATGATTGGCATTTCCATCCTGATGTTTCCGGTGGTGCGGAGGTACAGCGAAACGCTGGCCATCGGGTATGTGTGTTTCAGGCTGCTGGAGTCCACCATTGTGATTGTGGGGATCATCGGGATGCTGTCTGCGCTGACCCTGGGTCTGGAATTTCCTGTGTCAGGCGTTCAAGATTCCCAATCCCTGCTGGCGGTGTCTCGCATGCTGGTGGCCGTACACGACTGGACTTTTCTGCTGGGTCCCAACACCTCGCTGGGGGTCAGTACCCTGATGTTGGGCTGGATCTGGTACCGCTCTGGACTGGTGCCCCGCCCCATTGCGGTGCTGGGATTGCTGGGTGGCCCCCTGATTTTTGTGTCTTCTGTGCTGGTGATTTACGGGTTTTATGGACAGACCTCTCTGCCCGGCGCCATTGCTGCACTGCCCGTGTTCCTTTATGAAATGAGCCTCGCGGTGTGGCTGATGGTCCGGGGTTTCAATCCCACCGTGACCCGCAAATGGCAGGACGTTGCTCTGAAACCCCAGATCTCCTGA